The following are from one region of the Stanieria sp. NIES-3757 genome:
- a CDS encoding putative addiction module toxin, Txe/YoeB: MGKKKKKRAENDEVKPVVVNRSPGFSSRFKEDLAWWFKQDTKTGEKILDLVTAVMSDPFSGIGKPEPLKYLDADLWSRRINLEHRLVYRVGQTQIDFLACRYHYE, encoded by the coding sequence TTGGGCAAGAAGAAGAAAAAGAGAGCGGAAAATGATGAAGTCAAACCAGTAGTAGTAAATCGCAGTCCTGGTTTTAGCTCTCGTTTTAAGGAGGATTTAGCTTGGTGGTTTAAACAAGATACTAAGACGGGAGAAAAAATACTCGATTTGGTAACAGCAGTAATGTCCGATCCTTTTAGCGGAATAGGAAAACCAGAACCTTTAAAATACCTCGATGCAGATCTATGGTCGAGACGAATTAATTTAGAGCATCGATTAGTTTATCGAGTTGGACAGACTCAAATCGATTTTTTAGCTTGTCGATATCATTACGAATAA
- a CDS encoding Cell wall hydrolase/autolysin — protein sequence MKKLLGLTVSIALIGSAIIFSLAAQAQPSLYLAYPPPNHETVADKIFLIGTGSSQGEVSINGKSIARSKAGHFAPSFPLKIGDNVFEIRHQNEKLSLKVKRISTEPEFASQVAFAKDSLTPATKITRLPGELICFSAIAPLNAQVKVKIEEQTIPLFLQTDLVELPANSAIFTNNQPTIKATTKTNQYQGCTSFTEMGTLGKPEFELSLSGETTTQTAPGEIEIISPTELQVVEITAEAGVTRTGPSTNYSRLTPLPKGVKASVTGKEGEWLRLDYGAWIKAEETKPIATNVPPTSLIRSIASRQLPGITEIVFPLQIAVPFSVRQGEKTFTLTLYNTTAQTDIIRLDNDPVIKRLDWQQVTPTQIDYTFNLNNEQQWGYEVRYQGTSLILSLRHPPQLSLQKNLPLTGVKILLDPGHGGKESGSKGPTGYPEKDINLLISTSLAKQLEKLGATVDLTREKDLDVALEDRVKMIDRLKPAIALSIHYNALPDEGDAMNTKGISTFWYHPQAHSLAVFLQNYLVNQLNRPSHGVYWNNLALTRPYTTPAVLLELGFMINPDEFEWITNPTEQTKLVNAIAQGITQWFVSVENS from the coding sequence ATGAAAAAATTACTTGGTTTGACTGTAAGTATTGCGCTCATAGGAAGTGCTATTATCTTTTCTCTAGCTGCACAAGCACAACCATCTCTTTATCTTGCTTATCCACCACCGAATCATGAAACTGTTGCTGACAAAATTTTTTTAATTGGTACTGGATCGAGTCAAGGAGAAGTGTCGATTAATGGGAAATCAATTGCTAGAAGTAAAGCAGGACATTTTGCTCCTAGTTTTCCTCTCAAAATTGGCGATAATGTGTTTGAGATTCGTCATCAAAATGAAAAATTAAGCCTAAAAGTTAAAAGAATTTCTACTGAACCAGAATTTGCGAGTCAAGTGGCTTTTGCGAAAGATTCTTTGACTCCTGCGACTAAAATAACCAGATTACCAGGCGAATTAATTTGTTTTAGTGCAATTGCGCCTCTTAATGCCCAAGTTAAGGTCAAAATTGAAGAGCAAACTATTCCGCTATTTCTACAAACTGACTTAGTTGAGTTACCAGCTAATTCGGCTATTTTTACCAACAATCAACCAACTATTAAAGCAACTACTAAAACTAATCAATATCAAGGATGTACTAGCTTTACAGAAATGGGTACGTTGGGAAAACCTGAATTTGAATTAAGTTTATCAGGAGAAACAACTACTCAAACAGCACCAGGTGAAATTGAAATTATTTCTCCTACAGAGTTACAAGTAGTTGAAATAACAGCAGAGGCAGGTGTAACTAGAACGGGACCTTCGACAAATTATTCTCGTCTGACTCCCTTGCCTAAAGGAGTTAAAGCGAGTGTTACAGGTAAAGAAGGGGAATGGTTGCGTTTAGATTATGGTGCTTGGATTAAAGCAGAAGAAACCAAACCAATTGCTACGAATGTTCCTCCTACTTCGCTGATTCGCAGTATTGCTTCTCGACAGTTACCAGGCATTACTGAAATTGTTTTTCCCTTACAAATAGCTGTACCTTTTAGTGTGAGACAGGGAGAAAAAACTTTTACCTTAACTCTTTACAATACTACTGCTCAAACCGATATCATTCGTCTTGATAATGATCCTGTCATCAAACGTTTGGATTGGCAACAAGTAACACCAACCCAAATTGACTATACATTTAATCTCAACAACGAACAACAATGGGGTTATGAGGTTCGTTATCAAGGGACAAGTTTAATTTTATCTCTACGTCATCCGCCTCAACTCAGTCTGCAAAAAAATCTTCCCCTCACAGGAGTTAAAATCTTACTCGATCCTGGACACGGAGGTAAAGAATCGGGTTCCAAAGGGCCAACGGGTTATCCTGAAAAAGATATTAATTTATTAATCTCTACCTCCCTAGCTAAACAACTAGAGAAATTAGGGGCAACAGTTGATTTAACTAGAGAAAAAGATCTTGATGTAGCTTTAGAAGATCGAGTTAAAATGATTGATCGCCTTAAACCAGCGATCGCTTTATCGATTCACTACAATGCCTTACCAGATGAAGGCGATGCTATGAATACTAAAGGAATTAGTACCTTTTGGTATCATCCTCAAGCTCATAGTTTGGCAGTATTTTTACAAAATTATCTAGTCAATCAATTAAATCGCCCTTCTCATGGAGTTTATTGGAATAATTTGGCGTTGACTCGTCCTTATACAACACCTGCGGTTTTATTAGAATTAGGCTTTATGATTAATCCTGATGAATTTGAATGGATTACTAATCCTACCGAACAAACCAAATTAGTAAATGCGATCGCCCAAGGCATTACTCAATGGTTTGTTTCAGTGGAGAATTCTTAA
- a CDS encoding putative chromate transport transmembrane protein: MSKSSQHNEDALGIETTKINYSLWNIVLYMLKLGAIGFGGPIALVGYMHRDLVEQKKWISESEYAEGLALAQLAPGPLAAQLGIYLSYVHYGILGATIGGIAFILPSFLIVVALSWVYVQYGGISWMQAVFYGVGACVIGIIANSAYKLTEKMIKGKLVWIIYLISISITVITESEIIWTFLLAGVLVWFAEAPPKNWFKSNKSFSIAPLLLLTQTTIVAKEAILWKILLYFSQAGAFVFGSGLAIVPFLYGGVVKDFQWLTDKQFVDAVAVAMITPGPVVITTGFIGYLVAGLSGAVVAALGTFLPCYLLTILPAPYFKKYGKQPGIAAFVKGVTVAATGAITGAVIVLAKRSLVDLPTIAIALISIALLWKFKKKLPEPVLVLGAAIIGLILYPLVQ; the protein is encoded by the coding sequence ATGAGTAAATCTTCTCAACACAACGAAGACGCTCTAGGTATCGAAACAACCAAAATCAATTATTCTTTGTGGAACATAGTTTTATATATGCTCAAACTAGGAGCAATTGGTTTTGGCGGACCGATCGCTCTGGTAGGATATATGCACAGGGACTTAGTTGAACAGAAAAAATGGATTTCTGAAAGCGAATATGCTGAGGGATTAGCATTAGCACAACTTGCACCCGGTCCTTTGGCAGCACAGTTAGGTATTTATCTTAGTTACGTCCATTACGGCATTTTAGGAGCAACTATAGGCGGAATTGCGTTTATTTTACCTTCTTTTTTGATAGTAGTTGCTCTGAGTTGGGTTTACGTCCAATATGGCGGTATTAGTTGGATGCAAGCAGTTTTTTATGGAGTGGGTGCTTGTGTTATTGGCATCATTGCCAACAGTGCTTATAAACTTACTGAAAAAATGATTAAAGGTAAGTTAGTTTGGATTATTTATCTAATTAGTATATCCATTACAGTAATTACGGAATCTGAAATTATTTGGACTTTTCTTTTAGCTGGTGTCTTAGTTTGGTTTGCTGAAGCACCGCCTAAAAATTGGTTTAAAAGTAATAAATCTTTTAGTATTGCTCCTCTATTATTATTAACTCAGACAACAATTGTTGCTAAAGAAGCAATTCTCTGGAAGATTCTGCTGTATTTTTCTCAAGCAGGTGCATTTGTCTTTGGTAGTGGTTTAGCAATCGTTCCTTTTTTGTATGGCGGAGTAGTAAAAGACTTTCAATGGTTAACTGATAAACAATTTGTTGACGCTGTAGCAGTTGCTATGATTACTCCAGGTCCAGTAGTAATTACTACAGGTTTTATTGGCTATTTAGTAGCAGGATTATCAGGAGCGGTAGTAGCTGCTTTAGGAACTTTCTTACCTTGTTATCTCCTGACAATTCTTCCCGCACCTTATTTTAAAAAATATGGTAAACAGCCAGGAATTGCAGCTTTTGTTAAAGGTGTAACTGTTGCTGCTACAGGAGCAATTACAGGAGCAGTAATTGTTTTAGCAAAGCGATCACTCGTCGATCTACCTACTATTGCGATCGCTCTGATTAGTATTGCTTTACTTTGGAAGTTTAAGAAAAAATTACCCGAACCAGTGTTGGTTTTAGGCGCAGCAATAATTGGATTGATTTTATATCCTTTAGTCCAATAG
- the chlP gene encoding geranylgeranyl reductase gives MTLRVAVVGSGPAGSSAAEILAKAGIETYLFERKLDNAKPCGGAIPLCMVSEFDLPPEIIDRRVRKMKMISPSNIEVNIGQTLKDDEYIGMCRREVLDGFMRDRAAKLGANLINGTVYQLDIPNNDKDPYTIHYADHSNGDAKGVMKTLKADLVIGADGANSRIAKAIDAGDYNYAIAFQERIRLPEDKMAYYEDLAEMYVGDDVSPDFYAWVFPKYDHVAVGTGTMKINKAIIKDLQAGIRARAARKLEGGEIIKVEAHPIPEHPRPRRVVGRVALVGDAAGTVTKSSGEGIYFAAKSARMCAEVIVEASNHGQRIPTEADLKVYLKRWDKKYGMTYLVLDILQRVFYRSDATREAFVEMCADVDVQKLTFDSYLYKTVVPANPLKQMKITAKTIGSLLRGNALAP, from the coding sequence TTGACATTAAGGGTTGCAGTTGTTGGTTCGGGTCCGGCTGGTTCTTCTGCCGCCGAAATTTTAGCAAAAGCAGGTATTGAAACTTATTTATTTGAAAGAAAGTTAGATAACGCTAAACCTTGCGGTGGTGCAATTCCCCTTTGTATGGTTAGCGAATTTGACCTACCTCCAGAAATTATCGATCGCCGTGTGCGAAAGATGAAAATGATTTCGCCATCTAATATTGAAGTTAATATCGGTCAAACTCTCAAAGATGACGAATACATTGGCATGTGTCGTCGAGAAGTTCTCGATGGTTTTATGCGCGATCGCGCTGCTAAATTAGGTGCAAATTTAATCAACGGTACTGTTTATCAATTAGATATACCAAACAACGATAAAGATCCTTATACAATTCATTACGCCGATCATTCTAATGGCGATGCTAAAGGAGTGATGAAAACTCTCAAGGCAGATCTAGTGATTGGTGCTGATGGAGCCAACTCTCGCATTGCTAAAGCCATTGATGCAGGGGATTACAATTACGCGATCGCTTTTCAAGAACGGATCCGTCTGCCAGAAGATAAAATGGCATATTACGAAGATTTGGCAGAAATGTATGTCGGTGATGATGTATCCCCCGATTTCTACGCTTGGGTGTTCCCTAAATACGACCACGTAGCGGTAGGTACGGGAACTATGAAGATTAACAAAGCTATTATTAAAGATCTTCAAGCAGGAATTCGCGCTCGTGCAGCACGTAAACTTGAAGGTGGAGAAATTATTAAAGTAGAAGCACACCCCATCCCCGAACATCCTCGTCCTCGTCGTGTGGTTGGTCGTGTAGCTTTAGTGGGAGATGCTGCGGGTACAGTAACTAAATCTTCTGGTGAAGGGATTTATTTTGCTGCTAAATCAGCACGGATGTGTGCAGAAGTTATTGTCGAGGCTTCTAACCACGGACAGCGGATTCCTACTGAAGCCGATCTCAAAGTTTATCTCAAACGTTGGGATAAGAAGTACGGCATGACTTATTTAGTTTTAGATATCCTCCAAAGAGTTTTCTACCGCAGTGATGCTACTCGTGAAGCATTTGTAGAAATGTGTGCGGATGTCGATGTCCAAAAGTTGACTTTTGATAGTTATCTCTACAAAACTGTAGTTCCTGCTAATCCACTCAAACAAATGAAGATTACAGCAAAAACTATCGGTAGTTTGTTAAGAGGTAATGCCTTAGCTCCTTAG
- a CDS encoding UvrD/REP helicase: MSLDSDRLVSTLADFSLTDLEQSATLELKLQQLRNSLRPGQENLANWNGGLMAVSAVPGAGKSHSLAVAAAIAIAKHQLHSRKQLVIVTYTRSAAASIKTKIRNLLKELYLPPGGFIVQTLHGLALNIANSQRELSGLNLDRVTIVVPTVGHRVIKGAVDKWIAENPRRYAFLIEGIQFDGEETERLRRQSVLRTEILPNLAYTVVREAKSSGLLPEDLQKLSQFATDEYDILEIAAGLYQQYQELMRSRNLIDYDDMILAALRVLKYEPMRQLWQNQVFAVFEDEAQDSSPLQAQLISILAENALDENLPANLVRVGDPNQAINSTFTPADPIYFNWFCRHCEQQGNFATMNQAGRSSEIIIKAANYALQWMNQQQNKQNNLDLPFRLQDIATVAQNDPQPEANPDPEGKGLEIYQPDDIYRTVTLIGERVKTLLEANKERNAAILVRENRQGRFLAEQLAYLPREHQIRVYEVGEVERHSQIPEEILKLLQFIYRPHSPDNLKAALEVIEQRGLIATQDLNALATFPEQFLYPTPLQPQAKPHIEQARRYCCNLLRARIELPHYQLIPFLGMTLKYTGSELATVQKLSERVNQQITGHSSLPNTIRALEEIVSSEKFEAVEEDHDDQYTRSGQLTIITMHKAKGLDWDYVFIPFLHEDILPGQPWIPTSGRFLGNYTLAEVARAQIRAIVHNQYQGETDSLLIPQPLEAWREAGKLKQAEEFRLLYVAMTRAKRLLWMSAAAIGPFRWNTFRGDKPTNLQSKKPCPVLPALAREFTESVMN, translated from the coding sequence ATGTCATTGGATTCAGATCGTCTTGTTTCTACTCTTGCTGATTTTTCCTTAACTGATTTAGAACAATCTGCCACTTTAGAATTAAAATTACAGCAACTACGAAATAGTTTACGTCCAGGACAAGAAAATCTAGCTAATTGGAATGGTGGGTTAATGGCTGTTTCTGCCGTACCTGGTGCAGGAAAGTCTCATAGTTTAGCCGTAGCAGCAGCGATCGCAATAGCTAAACATCAACTACATAGTCGTAAGCAATTAGTTATTGTAACTTATACTCGTTCGGCAGCAGCTAGTATTAAAACGAAGATACGTAATCTTTTAAAAGAGTTGTATCTACCGCCTGGTGGTTTTATAGTTCAAACTCTTCACGGTTTAGCTTTAAATATTGCTAATTCTCAAAGAGAGTTATCAGGATTAAACTTGGATCGAGTTACCATTGTTGTACCTACGGTTGGGCATCGAGTAATTAAGGGCGCAGTTGATAAATGGATTGCTGAAAATCCTCGTCGTTACGCATTCCTGATCGAAGGAATTCAGTTTGATGGAGAAGAAACCGAGAGATTACGCCGTCAATCTGTGTTAAGAACCGAAATTTTACCTAATTTAGCTTATACAGTCGTAAGAGAAGCCAAAAGTTCTGGTTTATTACCAGAAGACTTACAAAAATTGAGTCAATTTGCGACCGATGAATACGATATTTTAGAGATTGCAGCAGGATTGTATCAACAATACCAAGAATTAATGCGATCGCGGAATTTAATTGATTACGATGACATGATTCTGGCTGCTTTACGGGTATTGAAGTATGAACCCATGCGTCAATTGTGGCAAAATCAAGTTTTTGCGGTGTTTGAAGATGAAGCGCAAGATTCTAGCCCGCTACAAGCTCAATTAATCTCAATTTTGGCTGAAAATGCCCTTGATGAAAATTTACCTGCTAATTTAGTGCGAGTGGGCGATCCTAATCAAGCAATTAATTCTACTTTTACTCCCGCAGATCCAATTTACTTCAATTGGTTTTGTCGTCATTGCGAACAACAAGGCAACTTTGCAACCATGAACCAGGCGGGAAGAAGTAGTGAGATTATTATTAAAGCAGCTAATTATGCGTTGCAGTGGATGAATCAGCAGCAGAACAAGCAAAATAATTTAGATTTGCCTTTTCGTTTACAAGATATCGCTACTGTAGCTCAAAATGATCCTCAACCAGAAGCGAATCCCGACCCAGAAGGAAAAGGTTTAGAAATTTATCAACCCGATGATATTTATCGTACCGTTACCTTGATTGGGGAACGAGTCAAAACATTACTGGAAGCAAATAAAGAAAGAAACGCTGCTATTTTAGTTAGAGAAAATCGTCAAGGACGTTTCCTCGCCGAACAACTCGCTTATCTACCAAGAGAACATCAAATTAGAGTCTATGAAGTAGGGGAAGTAGAAAGACATTCTCAAATTCCCGAAGAAATTCTCAAACTTCTCCAATTTATTTATCGTCCCCATTCACCAGATAACCTCAAAGCAGCCTTAGAAGTCATCGAACAACGAGGTTTGATTGCCACTCAAGACTTAAACGCCTTAGCTACCTTTCCCGAACAATTTCTTTATCCGACTCCCCTGCAACCCCAAGCCAAACCTCACATCGAACAAGCCCGTCGTTACTGCTGCAATTTACTCCGCGCCCGTATTGAATTACCTCATTATCAATTGATTCCTTTTTTGGGCATGACTTTAAAATATACAGGTTCAGAATTAGCCACAGTCCAAAAATTATCCGAACGAGTCAATCAACAAATTACTGGACATAGTTCGCTGCCGAATACCATTCGCGCCTTGGAAGAAATAGTTAGTTCCGAAAAATTTGAAGCAGTTGAAGAGGATCATGACGATCAATATACTCGTTCAGGACAACTTACCATTATTACCATGCACAAAGCTAAAGGCTTAGATTGGGACTATGTTTTTATTCCTTTCTTACACGAAGATATTTTACCAGGTCAACCTTGGATACCAACTTCAGGCAGATTTCTCGGTAACTATACCTTAGCAGAAGTTGCTCGCGCCCAAATAAGAGCGATCGTTCACAATCAATATCAAGGAGAAACTGACTCACTTTTGATTCCTCAACCTCTAGAAGCTTGGCGAGAAGCGGGAAAATTAAAACAAGCTGAAGAATTTCGTTTGTTGTACGTCGCCATGACTAGGGCAAAACGTTTGTTATGGATGTCCGCAGCAGCAATTGGTCCTTTTCGTTGGAATACTTTTCGCGGAGATAAACCAACTAATTTACAAAGTAAAAAACCCTGTCCTGTTTTACCTGCTTTAGCGCGGGAGTTTACGGAGTCAGTAATGAATTAA
- a CDS encoding CsbD-like protein, which yields MSIEDRAKATAKNIEGKAQEIIGNVTGDPKDQAEGKAKQGEAQVRHTVENAKDDLKKAID from the coding sequence ATGAGTATTGAAGATAGAGCCAAAGCTACTGCTAAAAACATTGAAGGTAAAGCTCAAGAAATTATTGGTAATGTAACAGGCGATCCTAAAGACCAAGCTGAAGGCAAAGCTAAACAAGGCGAAGCTCAAGTTCGTCACACTGTTGAAAATGCTAAAGATGACCTCAAAAAGGCTATCGACTAA
- a CDS encoding hypothetical protein (Cupin 2 conserved barrel domain protein) has translation MSSGHASHKGTSNKPNVNANDQLSSDLEELNVRPDEALPAGELKREGTEKPEALERPSQPEPES, from the coding sequence ATGAGTAGTGGTCATGCCAGTCACAAAGGTACCTCGAACAAACCAAATGTTAATGCCAACGATCAGTTGAGTTCTGATTTGGAAGAATTAAATGTGCGACCAGACGAGGCTCTTCCCGCTGGTGAGCTAAAAAGAGAAGGTACGGAAAAGCCAGAAGCACTCGAACGACCAAGCCAACCAGAACCAGAATCATAA
- a CDS encoding CheB methylesterase, producing MNNHHIITIGTSAGGVRALKTLVSQLPKDFPASIHIVQHLPSESRSNLPQILNKAGQLPVVFAKDGEPIESGRIYLAPPDFHMMLEKDYITVIRGPRENRVRPAIDPLFRSAAVTYKSYVTGVILTGMLDDGTAGLQAIKTCGGMAIVQDPDEAEFNSMPKSAIANVEVDWVVPLNGIANILIERVRQIPPTITEIPENLLIEASIPKNGITEPEIMDRIGQPVFSSCPSCGGRLWQIGQDSPPRYRCHTGHAFTSSTLLTEQNEATEKALWVALRTLEERGRLLENMSKQYAKKGSNNLASIHQARSKEAFEHAILIRNLIHNLKDISVFSTEEKPEQEIS from the coding sequence TTGAACAATCATCATATTATTACCATTGGTACATCGGCTGGAGGGGTACGAGCCTTAAAAACTCTGGTAAGTCAGTTACCAAAAGATTTTCCAGCTTCAATACATATTGTGCAGCATCTTCCTAGCGAATCTCGTAGCAATTTGCCTCAAATTTTAAATAAAGCTGGTCAACTTCCCGTTGTCTTTGCGAAAGATGGAGAACCGATTGAGTCTGGTCGTATTTATTTAGCACCTCCTGACTTTCACATGATGCTAGAAAAAGACTATATCACAGTGATCCGTGGTCCTCGCGAGAATCGAGTGCGACCTGCTATAGATCCACTTTTTCGTTCGGCTGCCGTAACTTATAAATCCTATGTAACGGGTGTGATCCTGACAGGAATGTTAGATGATGGTACTGCTGGACTACAAGCGATTAAAACTTGTGGCGGAATGGCAATTGTCCAAGACCCAGATGAAGCAGAATTTAATAGTATGCCCAAAAGTGCGATCGCTAATGTTGAAGTAGATTGGGTTGTTCCTTTAAATGGTATAGCTAATATTTTGATTGAACGAGTTCGCCAAATTCCACCTACTATCACAGAAATTCCTGAAAATTTGCTGATAGAAGCTTCAATTCCAAAAAATGGCATCACCGAACCAGAAATTATGGATCGAATCGGTCAACCTGTTTTCTCAAGTTGTCCTAGTTGCGGAGGTCGTTTATGGCAAATTGGTCAAGATTCACCTCCTCGTTATCGGTGTCATACTGGTCATGCTTTTACAAGCAGTACTTTACTTACAGAACAGAATGAAGCAACAGAAAAGGCACTTTGGGTCGCACTGCGAACTCTAGAAGAACGAGGTCGCCTCTTAGAAAATATGAGCAAGCAATATGCTAAAAAAGGTTCTAACAACCTAGCAAGTATCCATCAAGCACGTTCTAAAGAAGCATTTGAACACGCTATTCTTATCCGTAATTTAATTCACAATCTCAAAGATATTTCAGTATTTTCTACAGAAGAGAAACCTGAGCAAGAAATTTCTTGA
- a CDS encoding CsbD-like protein, producing the protein MSIEDRAKATAKNIEGKTQEIIGNVTGDPKDQAEGKAKQGEAEARHTVEDAKDQVKKAID; encoded by the coding sequence ATGAGTATTGAAGATAGAGCCAAAGCTACTGCTAAAAACATTGAAGGTAAAACTCAAGAAATTATCGGTAATGTAACAGGTGATCCCAAAGACCAAGCTGAAGGCAAAGCTAAACAAGGTGAAGCAGAAGCTCGTCATACCGTTGAAGATGCTAAAGATCAAGTCAAAAAAGCAATTGACTAA
- the rub2 gene encoding putative rubredoxin, with the protein MQKYQCTACQYIYDPEQGDPDSDIPPGTPFEDIPDDWYCPQCGVDKSMFEPID; encoded by the coding sequence ATGCAAAAATATCAATGTACGGCTTGTCAATATATCTACGACCCCGAACAAGGAGACCCCGATTCTGACATTCCACCTGGTACTCCTTTTGAAGATATTCCAGATGATTGGTATTGTCCTCAATGTGGCGTAGACAAATCTATGTTTGAACCCATTGATTAA
- a CDS encoding major facilitator superfamily MFS_1, whose protein sequence is MDTNLDHAIKLSKQDIRTSLKASTCDGIFSAFFGCVTAEILLGNFLLELGANSLEIGMLSAIPMFAHFLQPVGAILADRSLSRRQYNLRIFVPARLLWLLLALAIIGFEMGWCRSHQLIELTLIVVFLAHTFGALGIANWTSWMAVLVPRRLRGRYFGFRSSAANLTNLLSVPLLGLLVSRWQVSKVESYGLILTIAVVAGLISLGFQLLMTDVNPQQVTKIIKNDQETPTCLTFLKDTNFLKFLFFNGLWMFAVNSSAPFFNIYLLKDLGLDISWVTFYSSLTAGANVLMLVVWGKLADRIGNRSILIGVGIAVSILPLLWLGIDSDRLSTRFWLPLLYLITGATVSAIDLCNNNLQMATAPTHKPSSYFAIAAAIGGLSGALGTTTGGILAQTAYIGGLPGLFVLSSVLRIIALLPLLFVHEPRHENVLGLGILKQVKFLFLLRERAS, encoded by the coding sequence TTGGACACCAATCTCGATCATGCAATCAAGCTTTCTAAACAAGATATCCGCACTAGTCTAAAAGCTTCTACTTGTGATGGGATTTTTTCGGCTTTTTTTGGTTGCGTCACTGCTGAAATTTTACTGGGCAATTTTTTATTAGAATTGGGTGCCAACAGCTTAGAAATTGGCATGCTTTCAGCCATCCCGATGTTTGCTCATTTTTTGCAGCCAGTCGGGGCGATTTTAGCAGATCGATCGCTCAGTCGTCGTCAATACAATTTACGGATTTTTGTCCCCGCTAGATTGTTGTGGTTGCTTTTGGCTTTAGCAATCATCGGCTTTGAGATGGGTTGGTGTCGATCGCATCAATTAATAGAGTTGACTTTGATAGTTGTGTTCCTCGCTCATACCTTTGGTGCTTTGGGAATTGCTAACTGGACTAGTTGGATGGCTGTTTTAGTACCTCGTCGTTTGCGGGGTCGTTATTTTGGATTTCGTAGCAGTGCAGCTAATTTGACTAATTTATTATCCGTACCATTGTTGGGTTTGTTGGTGTCTCGCTGGCAGGTTAGTAAGGTAGAAAGTTATGGATTAATTTTAACCATAGCTGTAGTGGCAGGGTTAATTAGTTTGGGTTTTCAATTGTTAATGACGGATGTTAATCCCCAACAGGTAACCAAGATTATTAAGAACGATCAAGAAACACCAACCTGTTTAACTTTTCTCAAAGACACCAATTTCCTTAAATTTCTTTTTTTTAACGGCTTATGGATGTTTGCTGTTAACTCCAGCGCACCCTTTTTCAATATCTATCTACTTAAAGATCTAGGTTTGGATATCAGTTGGGTGACTTTTTATAGCAGTTTGACGGCAGGAGCAAATGTATTAATGCTAGTTGTTTGGGGCAAGTTAGCCGATCGCATTGGCAACCGTTCCATTTTAATTGGAGTGGGAATAGCAGTTTCAATCTTGCCATTGTTGTGGTTGGGAATTGATAGCGATCGCTTATCAACGAGATTCTGGTTACCTTTGCTCTATCTGATTACAGGCGCAACTGTCTCGGCGATCGATCTTTGTAACAACAATCTACAAATGGCAACTGCACCTACTCATAAACCTTCAAGTTATTTCGCGATCGCGGCTGCTATTGGTGGCTTAAGTGGCGCGTTAGGTACTACCACAGGTGGTATTTTAGCTCAAACTGCTTACATCGGCGGTTTACCTGGATTATTTGTCCTTTCTTCCGTGTTGCGAATTATTGCGCTTTTACCTTTACTTTTCGTTCACGAACCAAGACACGAAAATGTTCTGGGACTTGGCATCTTAAAGCAGGTAAAATTTCTGTTTTTGTTAAGAGAACGTGCCTCATAA
- a CDS encoding CsbD family protein, with protein MSTENRVEATLKNIEGKAQEMLGEITGNPQDKSEGKAKQAEAQVRHMVENAKDDLKKAIG; from the coding sequence ATGAGTACAGAAAATCGAGTAGAAGCTACCCTAAAAAATATTGAAGGTAAAGCTCAAGAAATGCTCGGCGAAATTACTGGCAATCCTCAAGATAAATCTGAGGGTAAAGCTAAACAAGCTGAAGCTCAGGTTCGTCACATGGTTGAAAACGCTAAAGATGACCTCAAAAAAGCAATTGGTTAA